Sequence from the Aspergillus nidulans FGSC A4 chromosome III genome:
AGGAGGGAAGGGTCGTCTCGCTGAAAGCTAATGTGTGGCGGTCACTGTGTACAAAGCAAGGGCCACAGACCGAACAAAACACTGACTCGACGATTCAACACAGCAGCGACTGAAAGGAACGATCGAGGCGACGACAATGGGTCGGCCAATgcggggagagggagggacGGAAGGAGACGTGCAAGCAAGTaaaagggagaaagaatgaaGCAAGTTGGAGGAGACGGGATGAGGCGATAATATGGAGgagcctggaggaggaggggaaagggACTCGTCCAGAAGAACGCTGAACGGCGCGCCGACTTAGATCGCTCTGTTGCCGGCCCACTCTGTTGCTCTGTCTCTGGAGTCGACTCCGTCCTAagatctttcctttcttaGTCTACAGCTCTTTAGCCAAAATAATATCGCAATTTATGATATTAATCCTACCAGGCAGCTAAATGTTAGCGCCGCCCCAAACTGTTGATGATCTGCCATCACACAAACCCGACCACCTTGACCTGATTCGCAGTCGGGAAATACGGAGTAATCCTGCCAGTCTTCATATTATTCAGGCTCGCTtcttatttttattttattttattttattttttcttgcCGTGATCATCTGAAGACATGGCAAATAGCACTACTGTAAGGCCGCACACCGTGCAGAGTTGGAGGACAAGCAGAGCTGCACTTGCAGCAGGTTGGCAACAGGGGTTCGAGTCAGTGATAGTCTAGAGCATTAATGCGCGGTCTTATTACTATCCAGCTAAATTAGTGCTTCTTAGTGCTATGGAGAACAGAAATCCCTCGGCTACCGTTtttataataatataattatTCTTGGTTTTATGCCAATTTAGGTCTTATTTTCCCGTTTCTGGGCCAAGACGCTATCGCCATCGGTGGCAAAGCCACTGCATTTCGCTGCACCTTTCTATGGCAGCCTtgcttgggcttcttttTAGGAATATGACCTGTCTGATCAGGAGGATATTCTGCTCTTTGGCATGAAACAGGTACAATCCAAGCTGCATAGTACTTCGTCATTCAGAGTCCACCGAAGCTCTGGTTCCATGGCCAAAATATGGGCGATCGGCGGCGCATCCAAGGTTGACAGACGCCCACATCGTACAGTACGATCACGTTCTTCGAGTCCTCAGTGAGCTATGGAGGAGGCGTCTCCATATTTCTCTTTGCCGTCGCACTACTACAGACTCTTCCAGAGTTGGGCTGGTCTTACCTCTTGCGTGCTAGTGCACAGCAAAGAATGACCTACCAGGCCAGTAGGATCCCGTCCGCAGAGCCAGAAACCCGTCTCTCTGGTAACTTGCAATAAATAGTACTTACCACTACTCTATACCGACACATAATTAGGTCGAGCTCGATCAGGCGTCGACGATGGAGTCTGGACTGTGCCGCTGCGGATGTGGGACTGGACGCGCGCCCTATGGCCTATTCTTGCATGCTTGTCTGCTTCGGATCGGGAGAACGTGACTATCAAGCGCATATTGCTGCCGCTTGGAAGACTCACTGCTGTTGTCGACATGGAACAGTCAAACAATGGTTCAGGGGGTCGGGCTCCAGAATGCAATCGACCATGGGCAGAGCAACTCACACCAATACTAGGGCCTCTGAGATATCGCGTTCACTTATATTATCCGGGACTCCGAGCGGACCACCTCCTGTTATGCCCCTGCAAAGCCACTCGAGTCTCGAATCCCGCCAATCACTTCGGCTCCGTCAAGTACAATAATATCAAGCCTTGGCCTGCCTGCCACGGTGCGAGCTTTACGGTCCGTCGTATCCAGCTCAGAAAATCTGAGTGTCTTCCCTGTATCGTCAAGGTTGCAGGTTCGTCCTTTGATATATCGTTCACGACGCAAGGACGGAGCCGCGAGGCCAATGCACTGCATGCATCGGCGTAGAATAGATAGAGCACATCCAGCCCCGTAATCTTTGGAAGCTCTCCCACTCACGATTTACCCTTTAATCCGAGTAAAGGATACGTGGGGCGTCCTCGGTGGGGACTGGAGACGGCGCCGTTTCACGAATCACGATTTGGTAACTTCCTAGGCGTATCCAGCCCGCTGGTATCGGGGTGTCGCATCACCTGTCCGGACCCTAATTAAAGGCTAGAGAGGTCATATCGCCGTCCAACTCAATACTGGGGACCGTGTTCGTGGATTGTGTTGAGGATATACTGTCGGTGTTCTTTTTGGGCTTTGAAGAGTAGTCAATGGCGCTGCCTCAATTGCGCGGTAGAGTTATATTGTCAACCAGATATACTGAGGTACAATGTCGAGCTCCAACAAAGTTCGAGTCACGCCATTCAGAGCAAATACCTTTGAAGACAATGGGATGTCTTGATAGGCTGACAGATCAATCCGTCAGCCGGACAGTGGGTTATGTTTCACGAAGCTCTCAATTGTTGGCTTGTCAAGCCCAAACGATGAATGAGACATGTCTTGTCGTCGATCATATCCCGCGGCGCCGATTCATTGGAGCATAGCCTGGAAAACACAAGCGGCACGATAGTTTATATTTTTGTTGTGGGTGCAACTAAGATAGAGAGAAAAGTCTCTTGTCGACAAGGTTCGTAGCCACATATAGCATGTCAATCAGCTAGCTGTTCGGCAATAGTATGCCACAGCAATGCCGACCTGATTTTGATGACTTTACGACGGCGTCGCATCAGTTtaaaacaaaagaaatcaCCTTTGGAGAGTTCTAGAATTGCCAGTTACCTAACCAATCGTTGTTGACAATGGCACGTGCCTGATGTTGGCTGCGGGCTAAGGTTGGGATGCAGCTTAGCCTAACCAGGCGCAGAAATAGCGCTTGGCCAGGAGCGACGGGGCCGGGTTAGGGCCTTTGTCTCGAGGATCCAAACTCCAAGACGAGTCAAGCGTTGGTGTTgtgttggtgttggtgtttAGCTTGACGCGCTGACAGCCCGTGGTGTACTTATTTGACATCGGACTCTATCCTCAATTAGAGATAGCGTTCTTGATGATCGAGATCTTAATACGGTATAATAACAAAAAGCAATGTAGGCAGCAAGCCAAGCGATCCATTATTCCGCATTTAAATGGCCTAGGATCCGCCCAGCGCAGGAACGTGATGGACAACGAGTGCAAAGGTGGGGTGTGCCCATATCgcgattt
This genomic interval carries:
- a CDS encoding uncharacterized protein (transcript_id=CADANIAT00006090); translated protein: MTYQASRIPSAEPETRLSGRARSGVDDGVWTVPLRMWDWTRALWPILACLSASDRENVTIKRILLPLGRLTAVVDMEQSNNGSGGRAPECNRPWAEQLTPILGPLRYRVHLYYPGLRADHLLLCPCKATRVSNPANHFGSVKYNNIKPWPACHGASFTVRRIQLRKSECLPCIVKVAGSSFDISFTTQGRSREANALHASA